A stretch of the Arachis stenosperma cultivar V10309 chromosome 6, arast.V10309.gnm1.PFL2, whole genome shotgun sequence genome encodes the following:
- the LOC130932705 gene encoding AUGMIN subunit 1 isoform X1, with protein sequence MADQNPAVPEPKSGSDASSRIGEVSEWLAKTFEAAGKPVPEFEYTPRSVSHLHGLLTVSKAKDEAARLVARDFRQKASEYRSQAARIREILENVGLAQESLPSNVVASAQVLANVANLLNIRDTELSSFLVAMGDISLRKTGVEEKRAKVQKESKVLLDYTRKAIARLTYLKRTLAQLEDELPPCEVQMENWKTNLQVMAAKERQYIQQCANYKAVLNHAGYTPEISHRVLVEMAEHKKELEKKTKPILETLRSYQDLPPDKALAALAIEDKKRQYADAEKYLEDVLQSALANSG encoded by the exons ATGGCCGATCAGAATCCTGCGGTGCCAGAGCCGAAGAGCGGCTCCGATGCGTCTTCTCGGATCGGGGAAGTGAGTGAGTGGCTGGCGAAGACATTCGAAGCCGCCGGCAAACCCGTCCCAGAGTTTGAGTACACGCCTCGCAGCGTCTCGCATTTGCATGGCCTCTTAACCGTCTCCAAAGCCAAAGACGAAGCTGCGCGTCTCGTCGCTCGCGATTTCCGCCAGAAGGCCTCTGAGTACCGATCCCAAG CTGCTAGAATTAGAGAGATTttggagaatgtgggtttggcACAGGAGAGTTTGCCTTCAAATGTGGTTGCGTCTGCACAAGTTCTTGCCAATGTGGCTAACTTGTTGAATATAAGGGACACTGAACTCAGTAG CTTTCTTGTAGCAATGGGTGATATTTCCTTGCGGAAAACTGGTGTTGAGGAGAAAAGGGCTAAAGTGCAGAAAGAGTCCAAGGTTCTCCTTGATTACACTAGAAAGGCTATAGCCAGACTTACATATCTAAAAAG AACTCTTGCCCAACTAGAAGATGAATTACCTCCATGTGAGGTTCAGATGGAAAACTGGAAGACAAACTTGCAAGTAATGGCTGCAAAAGAAAGACAATACATACAACAATGCGCCAATTACAAG GCAGTTCTCAATCATGCAGGCTATACCCCAGAGATTAGCCACAGGGTGTTAGTTGAAATGGCTGAGCATAAAAAGGAGTTGGAGAAGAAAACTAAGCCAATCCTTGAGACACTAAGGAGTTACCAAGATTTGCCTCCG GATAAAGCTTTGGCTGCCTTGGCTATCGAGGATAAGAAAAGACAATATGCTGATGCGGAGAAGTATCTTGAAGATGTATTGCAATCGGCTCTTGCCAATTCAGGGTGA
- the LOC130932705 gene encoding AUGMIN subunit 1 isoform X2: MADQNPAVPEPKSGSDASSRIGEVSEWLAKTFEAAGKPVPEFEYTPRSVSHLHGLLTVSKAKDEAARLVARDFRQKASEYRSQAARIREILENVGLAQESLPSNVVASAQVLANVANLLNIRDTELTMGDISLRKTGVEEKRAKVQKESKVLLDYTRKAIARLTYLKRTLAQLEDELPPCEVQMENWKTNLQVMAAKERQYIQQCANYKAVLNHAGYTPEISHRVLVEMAEHKKELEKKTKPILETLRSYQDLPPDKALAALAIEDKKRQYADAEKYLEDVLQSALANSG; encoded by the exons ATGGCCGATCAGAATCCTGCGGTGCCAGAGCCGAAGAGCGGCTCCGATGCGTCTTCTCGGATCGGGGAAGTGAGTGAGTGGCTGGCGAAGACATTCGAAGCCGCCGGCAAACCCGTCCCAGAGTTTGAGTACACGCCTCGCAGCGTCTCGCATTTGCATGGCCTCTTAACCGTCTCCAAAGCCAAAGACGAAGCTGCGCGTCTCGTCGCTCGCGATTTCCGCCAGAAGGCCTCTGAGTACCGATCCCAAG CTGCTAGAATTAGAGAGATTttggagaatgtgggtttggcACAGGAGAGTTTGCCTTCAAATGTGGTTGCGTCTGCACAAGTTCTTGCCAATGTGGCTAACTTGTTGAATATAAGGGACACTGAACTCA CAATGGGTGATATTTCCTTGCGGAAAACTGGTGTTGAGGAGAAAAGGGCTAAAGTGCAGAAAGAGTCCAAGGTTCTCCTTGATTACACTAGAAAGGCTATAGCCAGACTTACATATCTAAAAAG AACTCTTGCCCAACTAGAAGATGAATTACCTCCATGTGAGGTTCAGATGGAAAACTGGAAGACAAACTTGCAAGTAATGGCTGCAAAAGAAAGACAATACATACAACAATGCGCCAATTACAAG GCAGTTCTCAATCATGCAGGCTATACCCCAGAGATTAGCCACAGGGTGTTAGTTGAAATGGCTGAGCATAAAAAGGAGTTGGAGAAGAAAACTAAGCCAATCCTTGAGACACTAAGGAGTTACCAAGATTTGCCTCCG GATAAAGCTTTGGCTGCCTTGGCTATCGAGGATAAGAAAAGACAATATGCTGATGCGGAGAAGTATCTTGAAGATGTATTGCAATCGGCTCTTGCCAATTCAGGGTGA
- the LOC130932705 gene encoding AUGMIN subunit 1 isoform X3, giving the protein MGDISLRKTGVEEKRAKVQKESKVLLDYTRKAIARLTYLKRTLAQLEDELPPCEVQMENWKTNLQVMAAKERQYIQQCANYKAVLNHAGYTPEISHRVLVEMAEHKKELEKKTKPILETLRSYQDLPPDKALAALAIEDKKRQYADAEKYLEDVLQSALANSG; this is encoded by the exons ATGGGTGATATTTCCTTGCGGAAAACTGGTGTTGAGGAGAAAAGGGCTAAAGTGCAGAAAGAGTCCAAGGTTCTCCTTGATTACACTAGAAAGGCTATAGCCAGACTTACATATCTAAAAAG AACTCTTGCCCAACTAGAAGATGAATTACCTCCATGTGAGGTTCAGATGGAAAACTGGAAGACAAACTTGCAAGTAATGGCTGCAAAAGAAAGACAATACATACAACAATGCGCCAATTACAAG GCAGTTCTCAATCATGCAGGCTATACCCCAGAGATTAGCCACAGGGTGTTAGTTGAAATGGCTGAGCATAAAAAGGAGTTGGAGAAGAAAACTAAGCCAATCCTTGAGACACTAAGGAGTTACCAAGATTTGCCTCCG GATAAAGCTTTGGCTGCCTTGGCTATCGAGGATAAGAAAAGACAATATGCTGATGCGGAGAAGTATCTTGAAGATGTATTGCAATCGGCTCTTGCCAATTCAGGGTGA
- the LOC130932704 gene encoding carotenoid cleavage dioxygenase 7, chloroplastic, translating to MFVATFTYQDPKALVPPKMNAKPIHSTPTYIPPPIRQIPVPQQLPLPPSPPTIPRAISITAPETRVAVPVVPPPSIDLDDSITAFWDYQFLFVSQRSETTQPITLRLVDGVIPSDFPSGTYYLTGPGLFSDDHGSTVHPLDGHGYLRAFTIDNSKVTYMAKYIKTEAQVEEHDPETDTWRFTHRGPFSVLKGGKKVGNTKVMKNVANTSVVKWGEKLLCMWEGGEPYEIESGTLDTIGRYNMMDGHDDSTEDSDGVWEVAAGLLKPILYGVFKMPPKRLLSHYKVDSSKSRLLTVSCNAEDMLLPRSNFTFSEYDSNFKLLHKQEFRIPDHLMIHDWAFTDTHYIVFANRIKLDVPGSVAAVCGISPMISALKVNPSKNTSPIYLLPRFPTKSKSNFRDWRVPLEAPSRLWLLHVGNAFELRHANGNLHIQITAAACSYQWFNFRNLFGYNWQNQKLDPSIMNIQGENNLLPHLVQVSIKLDSDNNCQECNVKAMKKWKKSADFPTINPAFSGKRNKYLYAATTLGSRKTLPSFPFDTVVKLDSETDSVQTWNVGSRRFIGEPIFVPKSDLEEEDDGYLLVVEYAVSMQRCYLVILNPKMIGTSKALVARLEIPRHLNFPLGFHGFWAASGNQI from the exons ATGTTCGTTGCCACCTTCACATACCAAGACCCAAAAGCCTTAGTACCTCCAAAAATGAACGCCAAACCAATTCACTCCACACCAACATACATTCCTCCTCCAATAAGGCAAATTCCGGTTCCCCAACAACTTCCATTGCCGCCATCACCACCAACCATACCTCGTGCAATATCCATAACCGCACCCGAAACCCGTGTTGCCGTCCCCGTAGTACCTCCTCCATCTATAGACCTTGATGACTCCATAACCGCCTTTTGGGACTACCAATTCCTCTTCGTCTCACAACGATCCGAAACAACCCAACCAATCACGCTACGCCTTGTGGACGGCGTCATACCGTCGGATTTTCCCTCCGGCACGTACTATCTAACCGGACCGGGGCTTTTCTCCGATGATCACGGCTCCACGGTGCACCCACTAGACGGTCATGGATACCTAAGAGCATTCACGATTGACAACAGTAAAGTGACGTACATGGCGAAATACATTAAGACAGAAGCGCAAGTAGAAGAGCATGATCCAGAAACTGACACGTGGCGGTTTACGCATAGAGGTCCGTTTTCTGTGTTGAAAGGTGGGAAGAAAGTTGGGAATACGAAGGTAATGAAAAATGTGGCCAACACTAGTGTGGTGAAGTGGGGGGAGAAGCTACTATGCATGTGGGAAGGTGGTGAGCCTTATGAGATTGAATCTGGGACGTTGGATACGATCGGAAGGTATAACATGATGGACGGCCATGATGATTCGACGGAAGATAGTGATGGTGTATGGGAGGTTGCTGCCGGCCTCTTGAAGCCTATTTTGTATG GTGTGTTTAAGATGCCACCAAAGAGGCTTTTGTCTCACTATAAGGTTGATTCTAGTAAGAGTAGGCTACTTACTGTTTCTTGCAATGCAGAAGACATGTTGCTTCCACGcagcaattttacttttagTG AATATGATTCCAATTTCAAGTTGTTACATAAGCAAGAGTTTAGAATCCCAGACCACCTTATGATCCATGATTGGGCTTTCACAGATACCCACTACATAGTGTTTGCCAATCGCATAAAACTTGACGTGCCAg GATCAGTGGCAGCAGTGTGTGGGATATCACCAATGATATCAGCATTAAAAGTGAATCCAAGTAAGAACACATCGCCCATATACTTGCTTCCTCGCTTCCCAACCAAATCCAAATCCAATTTCAGAGACTGGAGAGTCCCACTTGAAGCACCTTCACGGTTATGGCTGCTCCATGTTGGCAATGCCTTTGAACTTCGTCATGCCAATGGCAATTTACATATTCAAATCACTGCTGCTGCTTGTTCTTACCAGTGGTTCAATTTTCGCAACTTATttg GATACAATTGGCAAAATCAAAAGCTAGATCCATCAATAATGAACATACAAGGTGAAAATAACTTGTTGCCTCATCTTGTTCAG GTATCAATAAAATTAGATTCTGACAACAATTGCCAAGAATGCAATGTGAAGGCTATgaagaaatggaagaaatctGCAGATTTTCCTACTATAAATCCTGCATTTTCTGGCAAGAGAAACAAGTATCTCTATGCTGCAACTACTTTAGGGTCACGTAAAACATTACCAAGCTTCCCTTTTGATACTGTTGTGAAGTTAGATTCAGAGACAGATTCTGTGCAAACTTGGAATGTTGGAAGCAGAAGATTTATTGGGGAGCCTATTTTTGTCCCAAAAAGTGatttagaagaagaagatgatggcTACCTTCTTGTTGTTGAG TATGCAGTTTCAATGCAGAGATGTTACCTTGTTATCTTGAACCCAAAAATGATAGGAACCTCCAAAGCCCTCGTCGCCAGACTTGAAATTCCAAGGCATTTAAACTTTCCCTTAGGATTTCATGGTTTTTGGGCAGCTAGCGGGAACCAAATTTAA